The following are encoded in a window of Ochotona princeps isolate mOchPri1 unplaced genomic scaffold, mOchPri1.hap1 HAP1_SCAFFOLD_121, whole genome shotgun sequence genomic DNA:
- the PARP10 gene encoding LOW QUALITY PROTEIN: protein mono-ADP-ribosyltransferase PARP10 (The sequence of the model RefSeq protein was modified relative to this genomic sequence to represent the inferred CDS: inserted 4 bases in 3 codons; deleted 3 bases in 2 codons; substituted 3 bases at 3 genomic stop codons), whose protein sequence is MSSQGCYHRWRQELDLGWGCDGRSGGGAAVELXALCPAVSDELLLLYFENHRRLGGGPVLSWQRLGCGGILTFREPTDAARVLAQAEHQLPGXRLTVWPAPPRAPARLLLQGLPPGSVPLPAEQHIQALLAAAGLQALPCRILASPRPDRELVQLSRPLSAADVGLLVEQAXMLQLDGAAVSLARVPQAHAVRALEADDPVEQLLLELYLANERRSAGGPLEDVRQLDTIIRFQQWQVAERVLQRDHWLQGSQLDLVPHYDVLEPEDLGAGDCLAVLGPGPSEPTLPEAAGPAGELAGAEPGVDGSEKPPGYQGPPXMGPLGSPGPAGPVEPPAGLPRRQEDVVETVVPVDPGALRFLQLYRVDLLGDLRDVTLFPLEGTDVTGFQLCGALAPCRAAEELLQSLVGSISCHVLRLSHQGSARFLLGPEGQRLLWDFEARFQCVLGTERLAAATLDMDPDEADPTEALRTLPCHAHALGSLDGTGCDQQSTGHLEEVQQLLATLEGLEKKDGSPWXDGEEEEEEEQEEPPAGTPAGPGWLEEAAKLQLALQQSLDTQGQAEDQEEVAVLQKALALSLLEQPLLPEAEEPGRELGAEAQLVVHVAFEQDLEDLGQALETAVEAQLHEETVGLGTRVLCARLERCHGVHVTLCEQRTIIRGFGAQPARAARHLTTLLAEPWDPSVSLPSSAAVGPTCESAPRRGEEWVGLAGLAESTPEFQDTVRAFYDTLDAAHSWISIVRVERVWHPLLWQQYEPQRQRLVQRCQRRLAEQVLYYGTSAAAVPEICAHGFNRSFCGRNGTLYGQGVYFATHASLSVQDRYSTPXGHKAVFVARVLADRGLRAGPPQPARAPGHGLLRYDSSVDCVRRPSIFVIFHDTQTLPTHLITCRCLSSPASLRAQPLAT, encoded by the exons ATGTCCTCTCAGGGCTGCTACCATCGGTGGCGCCAGGAGCttgacctgggatgg GGCTGTGATGGCAGAAGTGGAGGCGGGGCAGCTGTGGAGCTGTGAGCACTGTGCCCGGCTGTGTCCGACGAGCTGCTTTTACTCTACTTTGAGAACCACCGCCGCTTGGGCGgggggccggtgctgagctggcAGAGGCTCGGCTGCGGGGGCATCCTCACCTTTAGAGAGCCCACAG ATGCCGCAAGGGTCCTGGCCCAGGCAGAACACCAGCTCCCAG CCCGGCTGACTGTGTGGCCGGCCCCACCACGCGCCCCTGCACGTCTGCTGCTCCAAGGCTTGCCTCCTGGCTCCGTGCCCCTGCCCGCTGAGCAACACATCCAGGCCCTGCTGGCTGCCGCAGGGCTCCAAGCTCTGCCCTGTCGCATCCTGGCCAGTCCCCGGCCCGACCGGGAGCTGGTCCAGCTGTCCAGGCCCCTTTCTGCGGCAG aCGTTGGCTTGCTAGTGGAGCAGGCCTAGATGCTGCAGCTGGATGGGGCTGCGGTGTCCCTGGCC CGGGTGCCCCAGGCCCATGCAGTACGCGCGCTAGAGGCTGATGACCCTgtggagcagctgctgctggaaCTGTACCTGGCGAATGAGCGGCGCAGTGCTGGGGGCCCGCTTGAGGACGTACGCCAACTGGACACCATCATCAGATTCCAGCAGTGGCAGG TGGCTGAACGGGTGCTGCAGCGGGACCACTGGCTGCAGGGCTCCCAGTTGGACCTTGTCCCCCACTATGACGTCCTGGAGCCTGAGGACCTGGGGGCAGGGGACTGCCTGGCCGTGCTGGGACCTGGGCCCAGCGAACCCACTCTACCGGAGGCTGCGGGGCCAGCTGGGGAGCTGGCGGGCGCAGAACCTGGCGTGGACGGCTCTGAGAAGCCCCCGGGTTACCAGGGGCCTCCCT AGATGGGTCCCCTGGGGTCTCCAGGCCCAGCTGGCCCTGTGGAGCCCCCTGCGGGGTTGCCCCGGAGGCAGGAGGACGTGGTGGAGACCGTGGTGCCCGTGGACCCCGGGGCTCTGCGCTTCCTACAGCTCTACCGTGTGGATCTTCTCGGGGACCTGCGTGACGTCACCCTGTTCCCACTGGAGGGGACCGATGTAACTGGATTTCAG CTCTGCGGAGCCCTGGCCCCATGCCGGGCGGCTGAGGAGCTTCTGCAAAGCCTGGTGGGCAGCATCAGCTGCCACGTGCTGCGCCTCAGCCACCAGGGCAGTGCCAGGTTCCTGCTGGGCCCCGAGGGCCAGCGCCTGCTGTGGGACTTCGAGGCTCGGTTCCAGTGTGTCCTGGGCACAGAACGCCTGGCCGCGGCCACTCTGGACATGGACCCTGATGAG GCAGACCCCACGGAAGCTCTGCGGACCCTCCCTTGCCATGCCCATGCCCTGGGGTCCCTGGACGGCACAGGCTGTGACCAACAGAGCACTGGGCACCTTG AAGAGGTGCAGCAGCTCCTGGCCACCCTGGAGGGCCTAGAGAAGAAAGACGGCTCCCCCTG agatggggaggaggaggaggaggaagagcaggaggagcCCCCGGCCGGGACCCCAGCAGGACCCGGATGGCTGGAGGAGGCGGCAAAGCTACAGCTGGCCCTTCAGCAGTCGCTGGACACTCAAGGCCAGGcggaagaccaggaggaagtgGCGGTGCTGCAGAAGGCCCTGGCTCTTTCTCTGTTGGAGCAGCCGCTGTTGCCAGAGGCAGAGGagcctggcagggagctgggggccgAGGCCCAGCTGGTGGTTCATGTGGCCTTTGAGCAGGACCtggaggacctgggccaggcactgGAGACTGCCGTGGAAGCCCAGCTCCACGAGGAGACTGTGGGGCTGGGGACCCGTGTGCTGTGTGCCCGCTTGGAGAGGTGCCATGGCGTGCATGTGACGCTGTGTGAGCAGCGCACCATTATCCGGGGCTTTGGGGCCCAGCCTGCCCGAGCAGCCCGCCACTTGACCACGCTACTTGCTGAGCCCTGGGATCCGAGTGTGAGCCTGCCATCGTCAGCGGCCGTGGGGCCCACCTGTGAGTCTGCACCTCGAAGGGGTGAGGAGTGGGTGGGGCTGGCT GGCCTGGCGGAGAGCACCCCGGAGTTCCAGGACACGGTGCGGGCCTTCTACGACACCCTGGACGCAGCCCACAGCTGGATCAGCATCGTCCGG GTGGAGCGCGTGTGGCACCCGCTGCTGTGGCAGCAGTACGAGCCGCAGCGCCAGCGCCTGGTGCAGCGCTGCCAACGGCGCCTGGCCGAGCAGGTGCTGTACTATGGCACGTCGGCGGCCGCGGTGCCCGAGATCTGCGCCCACGGCTTCAACCGCAGCTTCTGCGGCCGCAACG GCACGCTGTATGGCCAGGGCGTGTACTTCGCCACGCACGCCTCCCTCTCCGTGCAGGACCGCTACTCGACCC ACGGCCACAAGGCAGTGTTCGTGGCCAGGGTGCTTGCTGACCGGGGACTACGCGCTGGGCCACCCCAGCCTGCGCGCGCCCCGGGCCACGGCCTGCTGCGCTACGACAGCTCGGTGGACTGCGTGCGCCGGCCCAGCATCTTCGTCATCTTCCACGACACGCAGACGTTGCCTACACACCTCATCACCTGCCGCTGCCTCTCATCCCCGGCCTCTCTCAgggcccagcccctggccaccTGA
- the GRINA gene encoding protein lifeguard 1 — translation MSHEKSFLVSGDSYPPPNPGYPGGPQAPMPPYAQPAYPGAPYPQAPFQPSPYGQPGYPHGPGPSPYPPGGYPQGPYPPGGYPQGPYPPGGYPQGPYPQSPFPPNPYGQPQAFQGQDLDSPQHGNYQEEGPPSYYDNQDFPAANWDDKSIRQAFIRKVFLVLTLQLSVTLSTVAVFTFVSDVKGFVRENVWTYYVSYAVFFISLIVLSCCGDFRRKHPWNLVALSILTVSLSYMVGMIASFYNTEAVIMAVGITTAVCFTVVIFSLQTRYDFTSCMGVLLVSMVVLFIFAILCIFIRNRILEIVYASLGALLFTCFLAVDTQLLLGNKQLSLSPEEYVFAALNLYTDIINIFLYILTIIGRAKE, via the exons ATGTCCCACGAGAAGAGTTTCCTGGTGTCGGGGGACAGCTACCCTCCGCCCAACCCCGGATACCCTGGGGGGCCCCAGGCCCCCATGCCTCCTTATGCTCAGCCTGCCTACCCCGGGGCCCCATACCCACAAGCCCCTTTCCAGCCCTCCCCCTATGGCCAGCCTGGGTATCCCCAtggcccaggccccagcccctACCCTCCCGGGGGCTATCCCCAGGGGCCCTACCCTCCCGGGGGCTACCCCCAGGGGCCCTACCCTCCAGGCGGCTACCCGCAGGGGCCCTATCCGCAGAGCCCCTTTCCCCCTAACCCTTACGGACAGCCACAGGCCTTCCAGGGACAGGATCTTGACT CACCCCAGCATGGGAACTACCAGGAGGAGGGACCCCCATCCTACTATGACAACCAGGACTTCCCAGCGGCCAACTGGGATGACAAGAGCATCCGGCAGGCGTTCATCCGCAAG GTGTTCCTGGTGCTGACCCTGCAGCTGTCGGTGACACTGTCCACGGTGGCTGTGTTCACCTTTGTGAGCGACGTGAAGGGTTTCGTCCGTGAGAACGTCTGGACCTACTACGTGTCCTATGCAGTCTTCTTCATCTCCCTCATCGTCCTCAGCTGTTGTGGGGACTTCCGGAGGAAGCACCCCTGGAACCTCGTGGCCCTG TCCATCCTGACCGTGAGCCTGTCCTACATGGTGGGCATGATCGCCAGCTTCTACAACACGGAGGCCGTCATCATGGCCGTGGGCATCACCACGGCCGTGTGCTTCACCGTGGTCATCTTCTCCTTGCAG ACCCGCTATGACTTCACCTCGTGCATGGGGGTGCTGCTGGTGAGCATGGTGGTGCTCTTCATCTTCGCCATTCTCTGCATCTTCATCCGCAACCGCATCCTGGAGATTGTGTACGCCTCGCTGGGCGCCCTGCTCTTCACCTGC TTCCTGGCAGTGGACACCCAGCTGTTGCTGGGAAACAAGCAGCTGTCGCTGAGCCCGGAGGAGTACGTCTTCGCCGCCCTGAACCTGTACACGGACATCATCAACATCTTCCTCTACATCCTCACCATCATTGGCCGTGCCAAGGAGTAG